A region of the Balnearium lithotrophicum genome:
TAGCTCAGTCGGTAGAGCAGAGGACTGAAAATCCTCGTGTCGGCGGTTCGATTCCGCCCCTCGGCACCACTTTTTTTCCCACCAACGTAAAAATCCCTTCAGCCCGGGTGGCGGAATAGGCAGACGCACGGGACTTAAAATCCCGGGGCCGTAAGGCCGTGCGGGTTCGATTCCCGCCCCGGGCACCACGGTTAAAAACCTCCTTTGCCAACAGTTCCCAAGCTAATTAAATTTTAATTCGCTATTTCCTTATGGAGGAACTAAATGGAAACAGTAATTCTCGTTACACTAATCACATTTTTTCTAAATCTCCCCTTTGGATGGTTAAGGGAGGGAGTGAGGAAATTCTCAGCAATGTGGTTTCTATACGTACATTTTCCCATACCGTTCATTATTGCAATGAGAATAGGCCTTGGAGTTCCATGGAAGTTTGCACCACTTCTTATTCTGGTAGCAATCTTGGGACAGGCTGTTGGAGCAAGAATGAGGAGAACGGGAGCTTTTAATCTGGAGGAGTGATGGAATTTCACGGAACTACTATTTGCGCTGTTTTAAGGGATGGAAAGGTTGCTATGGCAGGAGATGGTCAGGTAACCCTTGGAAATACAGTCTTTAAAAACGGAGCAAGAAAGGTTAGAAAGGTTTACGGAGGTAGAGTTTTAACAGGTTTTGCAGGTTCTGTTGCAGATGCATTTTCACTTCTTGAGAGGTTTGAAGATAAACTTCAAACGTTTGGAGGGAACTTACTTAAATCGGCAGTTGAACTTGCTAAGGATTGGAGAACCGATAGGGTTTTGAGGAGACTTGAGGCAATGCTCCTCGTAGCGGACAGAACAAAAATTCTCCTTATTTCTGGAAATGGAGACGTTATTGAACCGGACATTCCCGTTATGGCTATTGGTTCAGGAGGGCCCTACGCTCAGGCAGCAGCAACGGCTCTTTATGAAAATACAAACCTATCTGCGAGGGAGATTGCTGAAAAGGCCTTAAGAATAGCTGGAAACATCTGCATATACACAAATACAAACATTGTGGTTGAAGAACTGACCTAAGGAGGATTTATGTTTAAAAGGCTCTTTGGTAGCCAGAACGATAAAAAAGAGAACAGTTCTGAAGAATTTTTTACTCCTCAGGAAATTGTGGAGGAGCTTGATAAGTACGTTGTAGGTCAACAGGAGGCAAAAAAGGCTGTTGCGATTGCACTGAGGAACAGGTGGAGAAGACAGAAGTTACCTGAGGATATGAGGGAAGAGGTAGTTCCTAAAAACATAATAATGATTGGACCTACTGGTGTTGGTAAGACAGAAATTGCAAGAAGACTGGCAAAGTTGGTTAAGGCTCCATTTATAAAGGTTGAGGCTACAAAGTTTACAGAGGTAGGATACGTTGGAAGGGACGTTGAGTCAATAATAAGGGATTTGGTTGAAATATCTGTAAATATGGTTAAAGAGGAGAAGATTTCTGAGGTTGAGGAGAGGGCCAGAGAGCTTGCATACGAAAGGCTTGCTGAAATAATGGTCCCTGAACCTCAAAGTCAGCAGTCGATACAGAGTCTGTTTGACGTTTTCCTTCCATCTCAGAAACCCCAGGGCTCGGGGGAAATCGAAAGTTCCAGAGTAAGGGACGAAAGGAACAGGATAAAGAAACTTTTAAAAGAAGGTAAGTTGGATGATGAAACCGTAGAAATACCAGTAACTGTTGAAGGACCTAAGATAAACGTAATAGGTCTTGGTGGAGATATGGCAAACCTCCAGGATATGCTCTCCTCAATCCTTCCAAAGCCTAAGAAACTGAGAAAAATGAAGGTAAAGGAAGCTCTAAAGTACCTCACTCAAGAGGAAGCTCAGAAGCTAATTGATATGGATGAGGTCATAAAGGAAGCTATAGATAGAGCAGAGAACCAGGGCATTATTTTCATCGATGAGATTGATAAAGTAGCGGCAAGGGGTGGAGGAAGAGGTCCTGACGTGTCAAGGGAGGGAGTTCAGAGGGACCTGCTTCCCATAGTTGAGGGCTGTA
Encoded here:
- the hslV gene encoding ATP-dependent protease subunit HslV encodes the protein MEFHGTTICAVLRDGKVAMAGDGQVTLGNTVFKNGARKVRKVYGGRVLTGFAGSVADAFSLLERFEDKLQTFGGNLLKSAVELAKDWRTDRVLRRLEAMLLVADRTKILLISGNGDVIEPDIPVMAIGSGGPYAQAAATALYENTNLSAREIAEKALRIAGNICIYTNTNIVVEELT
- the hslU gene encoding ATP-dependent protease ATPase subunit HslU, whose translation is MFKRLFGSQNDKKENSSEEFFTPQEIVEELDKYVVGQQEAKKAVAIALRNRWRRQKLPEDMREEVVPKNIIMIGPTGVGKTEIARRLAKLVKAPFIKVEATKFTEVGYVGRDVESIIRDLVEISVNMVKEEKISEVEERARELAYERLAEIMVPEPQSQQSIQSLFDVFLPSQKPQGSGEIESSRVRDERNRIKKLLKEGKLDDETVEIPVTVEGPKINVIGLGGDMANLQDMLSSILPKPKKLRKMKVKEALKYLTQEEAQKLIDMDEVIKEAIDRAENQGIIFIDEIDKVAARGGGRGPDVSREGVQRDLLPIVEGCKVSTKYGLVRTDHMLFIAAGAFHIAKPSDLLPELQGRFPIRVELKPLTKEDFVRILTEPKNALTKQYKALLETEGVEIEFTPDGIEEIARIAEEANTKAENIGARRLHTVLERLLEDISFRAPELKGQRIVINREFVREKLQNIIQDEDLTKYIL